The DNA sequence CCCTTAAGGGGTGATCCCTCTGACCACTAAATAAGATTGAAACAGGGCATGGAGCCATGAGTGGCGTTAAATTTTCTGGAGCATGGCCTAAACTTTCTTTTTGCCCTCTTCCTTAATCCTGAAGTAATAGTCGCAGTGATCTGCTATGGGGCACTCCTCATGGCGTGGACCCAGAGGCCTGCATATGTCCTGGCCGAACTGTACCATGAGGTCATTGAGCTCTATCCAGTATTCCCTGGGAATCACCTTCATCAGTGCCCTCTCGGTCTCCTCGGGGGTCCTGGTATCCACAAGTCCTATCCTGTTGGATATCCTATGGACATGGGTATCCACCGGTATGGCTGGCCTGCCAAAGGCATAGACCAGGACACAGTTGGCTGTCTTTCTGCCCACCCCGGGGAGTTTCAGGAGCTCGTTGATGTCATCCGGCACCTTACCATCATATTCCTCGAGGATTATCCTGGAAACCTCCCTCACCCTCCTGGCCTTCACATGATAGAAGCCTGCCTTCCTGATGAGGGCTTCGATTTCCTCGAGGGGTGCATAGGCCACATCCTCAATGGAGGGGTACCTCTCAAAGAGACTGGCTGTGGCCTCATCGGTGTTCTCATCCCTTGTCCTCTGTGACAGGATGGTCCTTATAAGTACGCGGTAGGGGTCACGGTCCTCAAAGACCCTCATGGAGTATACACTCCTCAGACCCCCAATTATGGCATCAATATCCTTGATGAGATCACCAGAAAAAAGTTTATCCTGAGAAAAAAAGATGAAATCAGTTGAGCTTTTCAAGTAGAACTTCAAGGCCCTCCATGAGCCCACTGCCCTCCGTTGCAACTGTAGGGAATACCTCCACTTCGGAGTCTATTTCCAGTTCAGAATCATCGAGGTCCTGTTTATTTGAGAATACAACGTAGGGTATGTTTTTCTCATCAAGTTCAGCCATTATTTCCTTCTCCGCCAGGGTGACGCCCCTTGAGTTATCAACAACTATTATTGCAGCGTCAAGGCCGTTTGATATTATCTCAAGCATGAACTTGAATCTCT is a window from the Methanothermobacter thermautotrophicus str. Delta H genome containing:
- the nth gene encoding endonuclease III domain-containing protein; the encoded protein is MRVFEDRDPYRVLIRTILSQRTRDENTDEATASLFERYPSIEDVAYAPLEEIEALIRKAGFYHVKARRVREVSRIILEEYDGKVPDDINELLKLPGVGRKTANCVLVYAFGRPAIPVDTHVHRISNRIGLVDTRTPEETERALMKVIPREYWIELNDLMVQFGQDICRPLGPRHEECPIADHCDYYFRIKEEGKKKV
- a CDS encoding GTP-binding protein, whose protein sequence is MKKAKETKVVIFGDYDTGKTTTLEQLCDKITKVEYKGTTLALDYGNCIVNGEKIHLFATPGHERFKFMLEIISNGLDAAIIVVDNSRGVTLAEKEIMAELDEKNIPYVVFSNKQDLDDSELEIDSEVEVFPTVATEGSGLMEGLEVLLEKLN